One Porphyromonas pogonae genomic region harbors:
- a CDS encoding sensor histidine kinase, with product MKRLTYTTKLFTYFSIIILLLGSAIILFQRRSETRYKREMINMQMQDYADGIYRYLSTSNDRDLASAAHILPDYMRVTVMLKDGTVLYDNSIPDGQAIENHLKRPEVHKANIDGEGFSSRKSKTLNKDFFYYCKLYHNDRFVRLAMPYERDLRLMTPDNVFLYFMVGMFIIAFVILVIFERRFHRSILSLQQFITSANQKQGDYERITFPNTDLGEIGREVIETYKMLDVSTKRFKTEREKLIQHFSFSNEGIAFFSKERKFIYANSHFIQILNAITDEPTFILDERILNAEDLKPIDDFLKQGKERKENFIKYKINKNGSHYGIRAQIFPDNSFEIILSNITGLEEERRLKHEMTSNIAHELRTPVSSIRGYIETMLQQPDLAPDKKEYFLQRSYSQLLRLSDLISDVSLINKMEEFGQHYPKTALNISGIFDEVKKDLEQILQEHNITIDNHIPSDVSIQGNESLVYAIFRNLVENSIRYAGDGVNIEMYKYSEDDKYYFFSFSDNGVGVSAESLNKLFDRFYRVDEGRGRAQGGSGLGLAIVKNAVIMHGGEISAKQKSGGGLEVIFSLAKH from the coding sequence ATGAAAAGACTAACCTATACCACGAAGCTTTTTACTTATTTTTCCATTATTATCCTACTTTTGGGGAGTGCCATCATCTTATTCCAGCGTAGGTCTGAGACACGTTACAAACGTGAGATGATCAATATGCAAATGCAGGATTATGCAGATGGGATATACCGCTATTTGTCCACGTCAAATGATCGAGACCTCGCGTCCGCAGCCCATATACTGCCTGATTACATGCGTGTCACCGTGATGCTCAAGGATGGTACTGTGCTTTATGACAATAGTATCCCCGACGGGCAAGCTATAGAAAATCATCTCAAACGCCCTGAAGTACATAAAGCGAATATCGATGGCGAAGGTTTTTCTTCCCGTAAATCCAAAACGCTGAACAAGGACTTTTTCTATTACTGCAAATTGTACCATAATGATAGATTTGTCCGTTTGGCAATGCCTTATGAGCGTGATCTGAGGCTTATGACTCCTGACAATGTTTTTCTCTATTTCATGGTCGGTATGTTTATCATTGCCTTTGTGATCTTAGTTATTTTTGAGCGCCGGTTCCACCGTTCTATCTTGTCGTTGCAGCAGTTTATTACCTCTGCCAATCAGAAACAAGGCGATTATGAGCGCATCACGTTCCCCAATACCGACCTCGGAGAGATAGGTCGGGAAGTAATAGAGACTTATAAGATGCTGGATGTGAGTACAAAGCGCTTCAAGACAGAGCGCGAAAAACTTATTCAGCACTTCTCCTTCTCTAATGAGGGTATAGCCTTCTTTTCCAAAGAGCGCAAATTTATTTATGCCAATAGCCATTTCATACAGATACTCAATGCCATTACGGACGAGCCTACGTTTATTCTTGACGAGCGCATCCTCAATGCCGAGGATTTGAAGCCCATAGATGATTTCCTCAAGCAAGGGAAAGAAAGGAAAGAGAATTTCATCAAATACAAGATCAATAAAAATGGTAGTCACTATGGCATCAGAGCACAGATATTTCCCGACAATAGCTTTGAAATCATTTTGAGTAACATCACTGGTTTGGAGGAGGAACGACGCCTGAAGCATGAGATGACCAGCAATATCGCACATGAGTTGCGCACTCCCGTAAGCTCTATCAGGGGGTATATCGAGACAATGTTGCAACAGCCTGATCTTGCACCTGACAAGAAAGAATACTTCCTCCAGCGATCGTACAGTCAGCTACTACGCCTGTCGGATCTCATTAGTGATGTCTCACTTATCAATAAAATGGAAGAATTCGGCCAGCACTATCCCAAAACTGCGCTCAATATCTCAGGAATTTTCGACGAAGTAAAAAAAGATCTTGAGCAGATACTTCAGGAGCATAATATCACTATAGACAATCATATCCCCTCGGATGTATCTATTCAAGGGAATGAGTCCCTAGTTTATGCTATTTTTAGAAACTTGGTAGAGAATTCCATTCGCTATGCGGGAGATGGCGTAAATATAGAGATGTATAAATATTCCGAGGACGATAAATATTACTTCTTCTCCTTCTCGGACAATGGTGTGGGCGTGTCTGCCGAAAGTTTGAACAAACTATTCGATCGCTTTTATAGAGTCGATGAAGGGCGTGGACGTGCACAAGGGGGTTCAGGCTTAGGATTGGCCATTGTCAAGAATGCCGTTATCATGCATGGCGGGGAGATCTCTGCCAAGCAAAAATCAGGTGGCGGGTTAGAAGTTATATTCTCTCTTGCCAAGCATTGA
- a CDS encoding phosphate ABC transporter ATP-binding protein has translation MEHLLKEMESNTSLTNNPVILELQDVCVSYTPEKYAVKNVSAKLFDKEITAIMGPSGCGKSTLLRAINRMHELYDGISVKGRLLLNNVDIMQEQAMTVRRKAGMVFQRPNPFPTMSIADNVLAGYLLNGIKLSKAKKEEIVETSLKNVGLWNEVKDTLQKKGSFLSGGQQQRLCIARALALKPQVLLMDEPTSALDPIATNTIEELILELKKEIAIVIVTHNMSQASRISDRSMFMYLGELIEYDLTSKMFTNPSDSRTEDYLSGHFG, from the coding sequence ATGGAGCATCTACTAAAAGAAATGGAAAGTAACACCTCACTCACTAATAACCCAGTAATACTTGAGCTACAAGACGTATGCGTTTCTTACACGCCTGAGAAATATGCTGTCAAAAACGTTTCAGCCAAACTGTTCGATAAGGAAATCACAGCTATCATGGGTCCCAGTGGCTGTGGCAAGAGCACCCTGCTCAGAGCTATCAATCGCATGCATGAGCTGTATGATGGCATCAGTGTCAAAGGCAGGCTACTTCTCAACAACGTGGACATCATGCAAGAGCAAGCCATGACCGTAAGGCGCAAGGCAGGTATGGTATTCCAACGCCCCAATCCTTTCCCCACCATGAGCATTGCCGACAATGTATTGGCTGGTTATCTCCTCAATGGCATAAAGCTCTCCAAAGCGAAAAAAGAAGAGATCGTAGAGACATCACTCAAAAATGTGGGATTGTGGAATGAAGTCAAGGATACGTTGCAGAAGAAAGGCTCCTTTCTCTCTGGTGGTCAGCAGCAACGATTGTGCATTGCACGTGCACTGGCTCTCAAGCCCCAAGTACTGCTCATGGACGAGCCTACCTCCGCACTCGACCCCATTGCTACCAATACGATAGAAGAGCTTATTCTGGAACTCAAAAAAGAGATTGCCATCGTCATAGTCACTCACAACATGAGTCAGGCTTCTCGTATTTCTGACAGATCCATGTTTATGTATCTGGGCGAACTGATTGAGTATGACCTCACGTCTAAGATGTTTACCAATCCGTCCGATAGTCGCACTGAAGATTATCTTTCAGGACATTTCGGATAG
- a CDS encoding phosphate signaling complex PhoU family protein, producing MLATVQQHYDKISEDFNLLSKMIFKQFDIAQSMLNSSFDEELIVMMKDNEALIDGLEVKIKEEVINGIVLFSPRATDLRKIISFYEMSAYLERVGDLVYSLSKMIKRINLEGKLMSNLRERILVQIDQTKWMVNNAIVSFACEEDKLASKIIENDKNIDIEHRSIIHDIPDILFSQGYQITPDDIRDCIEISRMSYSVERIGDNATNIAEVAIYLIDGKNVSHIGKLKKQKNEKS from the coding sequence ATGTTAGCTACCGTCCAACAGCATTATGATAAGATAAGCGAAGACTTCAACCTTTTGTCCAAAATGATATTCAAGCAATTTGATATTGCCCAAAGCATGCTCAACAGCTCATTTGATGAAGAGCTCATTGTCATGATGAAGGATAATGAAGCACTCATCGACGGGCTTGAGGTGAAGATCAAAGAAGAAGTCATCAATGGCATTGTACTTTTTTCTCCGCGGGCTACTGACTTGCGCAAGATAATTTCGTTTTACGAGATGTCTGCTTACTTGGAAAGAGTAGGAGATTTGGTATATTCGCTTAGTAAAATGATAAAAAGAATTAACTTAGAAGGTAAATTGATGTCCAATCTAAGGGAAAGGATACTGGTACAGATAGATCAAACCAAATGGATGGTCAATAATGCAATAGTTTCTTTCGCTTGTGAAGAAGACAAACTTGCATCTAAAATCATTGAAAATGACAAAAACATAGATATAGAGCACCGCAGTATTATCCATGATATTCCTGATATTTTATTTTCACAAGGATATCAGATTACCCCTGACGACATACGCGATTGTATAGAAATATCCCGTATGTCTTACAGTGTGGAACGCATCGGAGATAATGCCACCAATATAGCAGAGGTAGCTATATACCTCATTGACGGCAAGAATGTAAGTCATATAGGAAAATTAAAAAAGCAAAAGAATGAAAAGTCCTAA
- the cbiE gene encoding precorrin-6y C5,15-methyltransferase (decarboxylating) subunit CbiE, whose amino-acid sequence MMWSNNKKSEVEQKFYIIGLTDSNAPYLMPEVLEHISRGTVFSGGLRHYEIVKEILPIGSKWINITVPLDKVFKEYEGYNEVIVFASGDPLFFGFANTVINRLPQADVKVYPAFNSLQLLAQACNIAYQDMRCVSLTGRPWHEFDKALINQEKVIGLLTDRNHTPSTIAQRMLDYGYTDYEFIVGERLGNESDQKCTWGEVSEMVNMTFEMPNCIILKQTARKQESVALGIPDNQFMPLDGRLNMITKMPIRLISLSKMDLHRKKTLWDVGFCTGSVSIEAKRLFPHLHIEAFEIRESGLELMEVNSKRFGCPGINAHIGDFLDTDIRELPPPDAVFIGGHGGKLIEIVKKLKSVMTDEGILVFNSVSQDSATLFLKAIDKAGMKIEEQSRVALDDYNPITIFKAVKQTK is encoded by the coding sequence ATGATGTGGAGCAACAACAAGAAATCTGAGGTAGAACAAAAATTCTATATCATAGGACTGACGGATAGCAATGCTCCGTACCTCATGCCTGAAGTACTGGAGCATATATCTCGAGGCACGGTATTCTCGGGAGGCCTTAGACATTATGAGATAGTCAAGGAGATATTGCCCATAGGGAGTAAATGGATCAATATCACAGTACCTTTGGACAAGGTATTCAAAGAATACGAAGGATACAACGAAGTGATTGTATTCGCTTCGGGAGATCCCCTCTTCTTCGGGTTTGCCAATACGGTGATCAACCGTCTCCCCCAAGCGGATGTCAAGGTGTACCCGGCCTTCAACTCGTTACAATTACTGGCTCAGGCTTGCAACATCGCTTATCAGGATATGAGGTGTGTATCGCTGACGGGCAGGCCGTGGCACGAGTTTGACAAAGCCCTTATCAATCAAGAAAAGGTGATAGGATTACTGACCGATAGAAATCATACTCCATCAACCATAGCACAAAGGATGCTCGACTACGGCTATACGGACTACGAGTTTATTGTGGGCGAACGTCTCGGCAACGAATCGGATCAGAAATGCACTTGGGGCGAGGTATCGGAGATGGTGAACATGACTTTCGAAATGCCCAACTGCATCATACTGAAACAAACGGCAAGGAAGCAAGAGTCTGTGGCTCTGGGAATACCCGATAACCAATTCATGCCGCTGGATGGCAGATTGAATATGATTACCAAGATGCCAATCCGACTAATAAGTCTCAGCAAAATGGATCTGCACCGTAAAAAAACGTTGTGGGACGTAGGCTTTTGTACAGGCTCGGTATCCATTGAGGCCAAGAGACTGTTTCCTCACTTGCACATAGAGGCGTTTGAGATCAGAGAATCAGGACTTGAACTCATGGAGGTCAACAGCAAACGATTTGGGTGTCCCGGGATCAATGCGCATATAGGAGATTTCCTGGATACCGATATCAGAGAACTCCCACCTCCCGATGCGGTATTCATAGGCGGGCATGGAGGCAAGTTGATAGAGATAGTCAAAAAACTAAAATCGGTGATGACAGATGAGGGTATTTTAGTATTTAATTCTGTGTCACAAGATAGTGCCACTCTGTTCCTCAAAGCTATAGACAAAGCAGGCATGAAGATCGAGGAGCAATCACGGGTGGCACTGGACGACTACAACCCCATCACGATATTCAAAGCCGTAAAGCAAACTAAATAG
- a CDS encoding precorrin-2 C(20)-methyltransferase translates to MHKSNLFFISLGPGDPELITLKSLRQLERSDMIFCPGTHTLSGTFRSRSKEILDQLGIDERKVIVFNVPMSKQRDAAHIAYNEIAYKLMEIYREHNDSKIISVVAEGDCGFYSSTHYISEILMQEGVEVNHIAGVPAFLACAAAVNLHITKQEETLEVVPGIVTEEQLLHDLKEKKTIVIMKVSLSETVLKAFLTAHPQYSYSYFENVGLDNEYSTTNSAEIQARKIPYFSIMIIKNEE, encoded by the coding sequence ATGCATAAATCTAACCTGTTTTTTATCTCTCTGGGGCCGGGCGATCCAGAACTCATAACGCTCAAATCCCTTAGGCAACTCGAACGATCGGACATGATATTCTGTCCCGGCACACACACGCTCAGCGGCACATTCCGCTCTCGATCCAAAGAAATACTGGATCAGCTGGGCATCGACGAGCGTAAAGTGATTGTATTCAACGTACCCATGTCCAAACAACGTGATGCCGCACACATTGCCTACAACGAAATCGCTTACAAGCTTATGGAGATATACCGCGAGCATAACGACAGCAAAATTATCTCCGTGGTAGCAGAGGGAGACTGTGGCTTTTACTCCTCCACACACTACATCAGTGAGATACTGATGCAAGAGGGTGTGGAAGTTAATCATATCGCAGGAGTACCTGCATTCTTGGCTTGTGCAGCTGCCGTAAATCTCCACATTACCAAGCAGGAAGAGACATTGGAGGTAGTACCCGGCATAGTCACCGAGGAGCAACTACTACATGATCTCAAAGAGAAAAAGACTATTGTGATCATGAAAGTTTCCCTCTCCGAGACGGTGCTCAAAGCATTTCTTACAGCACACCCTCAGTACTCCTACTCCTATTTCGAAAACGTGGGCTTGGACAATGAATACAGCACAACCAACAGTGCCGAGATACAGGCGCGTAAGATACCCTACTTCTCCATCATGATCATCAAAAATGAGGAGTAG
- a CDS encoding Dps family protein, producing MKKSVLSTTGLKESEVKKVKDQLAVLLADFQIFYSNLRGLHWHIRGEQFFVLHKQYEEMYDGVSEKVDEVAERILQLGGVPENRYSQSLKVSEVAEYSGITTPSEGLQHVFETYKLIIAKEREIAELAGEASDEVTVDLMIGYLGEQEKLVWMLDAYMNK from the coding sequence ATGAAAAAGAGTGTTTTATCAACAACAGGTTTGAAAGAATCAGAAGTAAAGAAAGTAAAAGATCAATTGGCTGTATTATTGGCAGATTTCCAGATTTTTTATTCTAATCTGCGTGGTCTCCACTGGCACATCAGAGGCGAGCAATTCTTTGTTTTGCACAAACAATATGAAGAAATGTACGATGGTGTATCAGAGAAAGTAGACGAAGTAGCTGAGAGAATTTTACAACTCGGCGGTGTGCCCGAAAATCGCTACAGCCAAAGCCTTAAAGTTAGCGAGGTGGCTGAGTACAGCGGTATTACTACTCCCTCAGAGGGTCTTCAACACGTATTCGAGACTTACAAACTTATCATCGCTAAAGAACGCGAGATTGCAGAACTTGCAGGTGAGGCTTCTGATGAAGTTACTGTAGATTTGATGATCGGATATCTCGGAGAGCAAGAAAAGCTTGTCTGGATGTTGGATGCATACATGAATAAGTAA
- a CDS encoding response regulator transcription factor, protein MKSPKKILIVDDEEDLREILTFNLESEDYKVVSTDSADAALGMDDISSYDLILLDVMMPGTSGFKMAEILKKQSDFVPPPIIFLTAKDTENDLLTGFSLGADDYISKPFSIKELQARVKAVLARMDSISAVQHVTKSHPDHIVLGSLMIDKVSKTVSINNHDIPLTKKEFEILVLLSSEPERVFSRSDILDRLWPDDCYVMERTVDVHIARLRKKIDNSNVNIINRSGYGYSIVNE, encoded by the coding sequence ATGAAAAGTCCTAAGAAGATTCTGATTGTCGATGACGAGGAGGATTTGAGAGAGATACTCACATTCAACCTTGAGAGTGAAGACTACAAAGTAGTTTCCACTGATTCTGCTGATGCAGCCCTTGGCATGGATGACATTTCTTCTTATGATCTGATCTTGCTTGATGTCATGATGCCCGGTACTTCCGGATTTAAGATGGCGGAAATACTCAAGAAGCAATCCGACTTTGTTCCCCCTCCCATAATCTTCCTCACAGCCAAGGATACGGAAAACGACTTGCTCACGGGCTTTAGCCTCGGAGCGGATGATTATATTTCAAAACCTTTTTCCATCAAAGAACTGCAAGCCCGTGTCAAAGCAGTGTTGGCTCGTATGGATTCCATATCCGCCGTTCAGCATGTTACCAAGTCACATCCCGATCATATTGTTTTAGGCTCGCTCATGATTGATAAAGTATCTAAGACAGTTTCAATCAATAATCACGATATCCCTCTTACCAAAAAGGAGTTTGAGATCTTGGTGCTACTTTCCTCCGAGCCGGAAAGGGTGTTCTCACGTTCTGACATTCTTGATAGGCTATGGCCCGATGATTGTTATGTAATGGAGCGTACTGTGGATGTACACATCGCTCGCCTTCGTAAAAAAATCGACAATAGTAATGTCAATATTATCAATCGATCCGGATACGGATACAGCATTGTAAACGAATAA
- the cbiD gene encoding cobalt-precorrin-5B (C(1))-methyltransferase CbiD — protein sequence MILVFGGTTEGRLCIEVLEEAGKAFYYATKGALQQVTFKNGIPLTGAMDVPRIVEFCTSHGILLIIDAAHPFAENLHSNIEQASLKLKIPVVRIQRNFDLNVDGIFCDDYNDATRKLKSAGVKKLLALTGVNTIAKLKDFWTEHETYFRILDRDESNRIVTDHHFPQDHILYFDFENPDDESIMHTIHPDAVITKESGSSGYFEEKAKMCQRYHTPLYIIRRPRTPKSFVSVEGKVGLRKAIENLCPTFFPLRSGYTTGSCATAATKAALVALLTDDILQEVSITLPQGEQVILPISKVELHEQYAEATVIKDSGDDPDITNGISIVSRVEVNNDSDDIVIDGGEGVGRVTLPGLGIEVGGPAINTTPRSMIRQAVRECCECGVHVTISVPQGYEIGKKTFNPRLGIVDGISIIGTSGVVKPYSSEAFIASITRQVSVAQATLCDMIVINSGGKSENFLKAIFPDKPAQIFVQYGNFIGETLREVNNSTFKQVYMGIMIGKAVKLAEGNLDTHSKKVVMNKNFLCSVAHEVNALDDLRSIIENITLARELLDKVPSRHAHNFFTAILRHCYETCKPCIPHSDLQILLIEESGKVNYKYPILHHA from the coding sequence ATGATCTTAGTTTTCGGTGGAACCACGGAGGGGCGCTTGTGCATTGAAGTTCTGGAGGAGGCAGGTAAGGCGTTTTATTATGCCACCAAGGGGGCGTTGCAACAAGTCACATTCAAAAACGGTATCCCCCTTACGGGAGCCATGGATGTGCCCCGCATAGTAGAGTTTTGCACCTCGCACGGCATCCTACTTATCATTGATGCTGCACACCCCTTTGCCGAGAACCTTCACAGCAATATAGAGCAAGCATCGCTAAAGTTGAAGATACCTGTTGTGAGGATACAACGCAATTTTGACCTCAATGTCGATGGCATTTTCTGTGACGACTATAACGATGCGACACGTAAACTCAAATCTGCGGGAGTCAAAAAACTACTGGCGCTGACCGGGGTAAATACTATAGCCAAGCTCAAAGACTTCTGGACAGAGCACGAAACATACTTCAGGATTCTGGACAGAGATGAGTCCAACCGTATTGTGACAGATCATCACTTCCCGCAAGATCACATTCTTTACTTTGATTTTGAGAATCCTGATGACGAGAGCATTATGCACACTATACACCCCGATGCCGTCATTACAAAAGAAAGCGGTAGCTCAGGCTATTTCGAGGAAAAAGCTAAGATGTGTCAGCGATACCACACCCCCTTGTACATCATACGTCGCCCACGTACACCGAAATCTTTCGTATCTGTCGAGGGCAAGGTAGGCCTGAGAAAAGCGATAGAAAACCTGTGCCCCACATTTTTTCCCTTACGCAGTGGTTATACTACCGGCTCGTGTGCTACGGCTGCGACCAAGGCTGCTCTGGTGGCACTACTCACCGATGATATTCTGCAAGAGGTAAGCATCACGCTACCCCAAGGCGAACAGGTGATACTCCCCATAAGCAAAGTTGAACTGCATGAGCAATATGCGGAGGCCACAGTAATCAAAGACTCCGGAGACGACCCCGACATCACCAATGGCATCAGCATAGTATCACGGGTAGAGGTCAATAACGACTCGGACGATATAGTCATCGACGGAGGCGAGGGAGTAGGCAGAGTGACCCTCCCAGGCTTGGGTATAGAAGTCGGTGGACCTGCCATCAACACCACTCCCCGCAGTATGATCAGGCAAGCAGTGAGAGAGTGTTGCGAGTGCGGAGTACATGTCACCATATCGGTACCACAGGGATATGAGATAGGAAAGAAGACTTTCAACCCCAGACTCGGCATCGTAGATGGTATCTCCATCATCGGTACCAGTGGCGTGGTCAAGCCCTACTCTTCAGAAGCCTTTATCGCCTCCATAACCCGCCAAGTCTCCGTAGCCCAAGCTACCCTCTGTGATATGATCGTGATCAACTCAGGGGGCAAGAGTGAGAATTTCCTCAAAGCGATTTTCCCCGACAAGCCTGCTCAGATCTTTGTGCAATACGGCAACTTCATCGGAGAAACACTGCGTGAGGTGAATAACTCCACCTTCAAACAAGTGTACATGGGGATTATGATAGGTAAAGCCGTAAAGCTGGCGGAAGGAAACTTGGATACCCATAGCAAAAAGGTAGTCATGAACAAAAACTTCCTCTGCAGTGTGGCTCACGAAGTAAATGCCTTGGATGACCTACGCAGTATCATAGAAAACATCACGCTGGCAAGGGAGTTGCTTGACAAAGTGCCCTCCCGGCATGCTCACAACTTCTTCACAGCTATCCTGCGCCACTGTTACGAGACGTGCAAGCCCTGCATACCCCACAGCGACCTACAGATATTGCTCATAGAAGAGAGCGGCAAAGTAAACTATAAATATCCCATACTACATCATGCATAA
- the cobM gene encoding precorrin-4 C(11)-methyltransferase produces MNHHIGIITISSQGIGIAEAIRSEIHEAEIFTLHSNERYPKIEDINSFFKECFGNYDCWCFIGAMGICIRSIAPFVQDKHSDPAVINIDSGGKYVVSVLSGHVGGANKLCTDISHIIGAQPVISTQSDNNDLWALDMLGDLYDWMTVSNTESLNKPIIEFVNGKKTAVLLEIRDKGTDYLERTAPSHVQLFYAADQINPDNFDLIITVSPRRHEFGITTLQYIPRVLSLGIGCRKACNPDHIKDFILTEIERKGFRREAIKDVSTIELKKDEPLIHDFGKEYPIVIYRAEDLEDVAVSNPSQKVKEVTGIAGVSESCAIKSAHDGYLMIGKQKGCFSKGNDFTFALAIDKDKLRAGHIEIVGAGPGDPDLISVRGRYFLEKADLILYAGSLVPKELTLCAKDGAVVRSSATMNLEEQFALMKEFYDKGAFIVRLHTGDPCIYGAIQEQMAFFDEYGMSYHITPGISSFQAAAAALKSQFTIPEKIQTIILTRGEGRTPMPEKEKLHMLARSQSTMCIFLSAGIVDEVQSQLLEHYPPTTPVAACYHLTWKDERIYRGELKDLAKIVKDNNLTLTTMLVVGDSIDNRKGLSKLYSHQFKHLFRP; encoded by the coding sequence ATGAATCATCATATAGGTATCATCACGATCTCGTCACAGGGGATCGGTATAGCGGAAGCTATACGAAGTGAGATCCATGAAGCAGAGATTTTCACCCTGCATAGCAATGAACGATATCCTAAGATTGAGGATATCAATTCTTTCTTCAAAGAATGCTTTGGCAATTATGATTGCTGGTGTTTTATTGGCGCTATGGGCATCTGTATCCGCAGCATTGCCCCTTTTGTTCAAGACAAACACTCTGATCCTGCAGTCATCAATATCGACTCCGGAGGCAAGTATGTAGTGTCGGTGCTGTCGGGACATGTGGGTGGTGCCAATAAACTATGTACCGACATCAGCCACATCATTGGTGCTCAGCCTGTAATCTCTACTCAAAGTGACAATAATGACCTTTGGGCATTGGACATGCTGGGCGACCTGTATGACTGGATGACCGTCTCTAATACAGAGAGCCTGAATAAACCTATCATAGAGTTTGTAAATGGTAAGAAGACAGCGGTACTCCTGGAGATAAGGGACAAAGGCACTGATTATCTCGAGCGCACAGCTCCCTCGCATGTACAACTGTTTTATGCAGCAGATCAAATCAATCCGGACAACTTTGACCTCATCATTACAGTTAGCCCACGGAGGCATGAATTTGGTATCACCACACTACAGTACATCCCTCGCGTACTCTCACTCGGGATCGGCTGTCGCAAAGCATGCAACCCTGATCACATCAAGGACTTTATCCTCACGGAAATAGAACGCAAGGGATTTCGCCGAGAAGCGATCAAGGATGTATCTACCATTGAGCTTAAAAAAGACGAGCCACTGATACATGATTTTGGCAAGGAATATCCCATCGTGATCTACCGGGCAGAAGATCTTGAGGATGTAGCTGTAAGTAATCCGTCACAAAAAGTGAAAGAAGTTACAGGCATCGCCGGCGTGAGTGAAAGCTGTGCCATCAAGAGTGCGCATGACGGCTATTTGATGATAGGGAAGCAAAAAGGTTGCTTCTCCAAAGGCAATGACTTTACCTTCGCATTGGCAATAGATAAGGACAAGCTCAGAGCAGGACATATAGAGATTGTAGGTGCAGGGCCCGGTGATCCCGATCTCATATCGGTGAGAGGAAGATATTTTCTCGAAAAAGCCGACCTGATCCTCTACGCCGGCAGTCTCGTTCCCAAGGAGCTTACCTTGTGTGCCAAAGATGGGGCTGTGGTCAGGAGTTCTGCGACGATGAATCTGGAAGAGCAGTTTGCTCTCATGAAAGAGTTTTATGACAAAGGCGCATTCATTGTGCGGCTACATACAGGAGACCCCTGTATCTATGGAGCTATACAGGAGCAGATGGCTTTTTTCGACGAATACGGTATGAGCTATCATATTACCCCGGGTATATCCTCCTTCCAAGCAGCTGCTGCAGCACTCAAATCGCAATTTACAATTCCCGAAAAGATACAAACCATCATCCTCACCCGTGGCGAAGGGCGCACCCCTATGCCCGAAAAAGAAAAATTACACATGCTGGCACGCTCACAAAGCACCATGTGTATATTCCTGAGTGCAGGTATTGTAGATGAAGTACAGAGCCAACTGCTGGAGCACTATCCGCCCACTACTCCCGTAGCGGCATGCTATCACCTGACGTGGAAAGACGAAAGGATCTATCGCGGAGAACTCAAAGACCTGGCAAAGATTGTGAAGGACAATAATCTTACCCTCACTACCATGCTGGTTGTAGGGGACTCCATTGACAATAGGAAAGGTTTGTCCAAGCTCTACTCCCATCAATTCAAGCACCTTTTCCGCCCATGA